The genomic region aggagggaggcagcagaccCTCCAGAACATTGCTCTGTTCACAAGCACATGTGAAGACAGCCAGGTTGAAATACCTGTTCTACTGGTAGAATGCCATTCCTGCAGTCTAAAGCAGCTTGAGCTAATAGGGTAGTTACACTCTTCTGGCCGAACAGAAAGGAGCCATCTTACTGCATGTTAGCAATCTCCTCCAGCTGAACCAATTCCATGGAGGACTTGTGGACACAGCAAGTGGTTGATTTGTTACAGTAGTGTCTTTGCTGCCCCGTCAAGTTTCACCTATTGTAGCCTTTGCTGTTGTACAATTATTTATAACAAAGTAACTAAAATTGCTCTCGTAAATGGTTTGAAAATATAGTTGACATTACATATCCTGAACCTAAAGTATTTTGAATGTCTTCTGTAAGAAAGTAATTTTGCAGACTTGCTTTGAAAGATTTTCAAATTAatgcattatattttaaaatatttgttaaagcAAAAATTTTTGCAGTGCCACTTGACAAATCGTACTTCTTAGAAGAAATGTATAAATGTCGGTTTTGTTAAAAAGACtatttcttgttttttgttttcaggtgATCACTGGAGGTCATTATGATGTTGACTGTCGGTTGGAAGATCCTGACGGCATTGTATTGTacaaagagatgaagaaacaATATGATAGTTTCACATTTACTGCATCCAGAAACGGAACATACAAATTCTGCTTCAGCAACGAATTCTCTACTTTCACCCACAAAACTGTGTACTTTGATTTCCAGGTTGGAGAAGATCCACCACTGTTTCCTAGTGAGAACAGAGTAACTGCACTTACCCAGGTAAAATGCTGTTGTGTTTGCCAGCAGCTGTTAGGTGGAAGCGATGTTTTTTCAAGTTCAGCTGCATTAAATATCTGTACCGCTTTTGAAAATCAATGGATTggagcttttaaaataatctgagttACTACAAATAAGCTTTCTTTTTGAAGGTAGGATTTATAgaacacagagcagagctgagaagGAATCACCAAGTGCTTAAGAGAAAATTAGGGTGGTAACTTAAACCTTAAACTCTAAgccactattttctttttttgtttgggttttttttgttgttggggctttttttcgcTTACAGGAACTCCCTTTTAATGCCATGGTTCTGTGCCTCTTGAAGTATGGATTTCACAAACTGTAAATATCGGTGGATCAGGGTTTTCAAAATTTCCAAACCTTGGTGAAACTTTGAGAAttgttttcacatttaaaatggcAGAGTCTTTTTGGGGGGAGGACTTAAGTTGACCTCTCATgtaactgccatttttaaaatggagaagaaaattccagcaaaataaacaaatgaacaaaatcaGGCATATTTAGCTGGCTTCTAGATATTTGTGCTTTATAATCACTACAAAGTGTCAGAGCATTATTGTTATATTCTCAGGATCTTACAGTTTTGTACCACCTCTACCCAATCTAAATCCATCAAAACTTCCCTTGGAACACTTGCTTCATGAAGTTCCACTAATGGTCTTACATTATAACCATCACCAAACCTCACTTTAAACAACCATTAAAGAATGCTGGGCATGGTTGCTATTTTGCTAGTCTGGACTCAGTGGTATAAATACCACTTCTCAAATACCAATCTCACTTGAATTTACCACACATACGTCTGCAGTAGCTGAGATCAGTAATGAGTAGATGACTTGCTGTGAGTTCAACCACAGCTCTTACCTCTTTCTTCTTGTCactcttctgctttatttagtatTCTGATTCTTGATCCtgtatttttccatctcttttcctTACTTCAGTCTTCATTCTGTTCACTCTGTGTTCTGttacatctgtgttttcttttgctatCTTGGCATCAGCAGAGGGATTTTGAGAATGCAGAACATGGGGTTCCTGGATCTAGCATCTCTGCAGCCCCTTGCAGCCTGTGGGAGAAGATATATAAAAAAGTAGTTTATCACTGGTTTGTAGCATATGCAATGCAAATAAGGTATTTGGGAAAGGGAAAGTTAATTTTCAGAGTACAACACATCTTTGGTAAGAATGTTCTTGTTGCAGTTTTCTTGAGGCTTGCAGCATGACCAAATTTGGGCAGCCTTTCACAGGGACAGTAAAAGGTAAATCCCTAAAACCAGAGTGACTTTGTATTTAAATCCCTTGTGCAGACTAGGAGAGCTCTGTAATTTATCAGTGAGACCAATGGCAGAACTTAGTTTGGAAAACCTCTTCCTGAGTTTTGTTGAGAATATCTTAGTGTTGTTCAGACATCTGTCTTCAAAGTCATCAACTTGAAAAGATGGTTAGACACAGACATAAGTAACTGAGAGTGGTCCTATCAGGTTGTTAAACGTTTCCTTTTATGATATGTTGTGCTGTTTGGTCTTcaggaaatactgattttaagccataaaacagaaaaacaaactgtgaCTAGAAATTAAGTGTTTTGAAGATCTATTGATTAATCTCTTGGTGATGAAAACACAGTGAGGGGTACTGACTTCTGCTTACAGGAGAGAAACTGAAAGTGGAAGAAGTTTATGTGAAAAATGATCTAGGGCTTGGAAAACTGGTaatacttttttaatgaaaaatgacaaGTTGGGCAATTTGTTAAGTATTTGTTATATGATTATGTTATGGAGCATTCAGGAACACTGAAAGGTAACAGAATTGTCCTTTCTCTAACCACTTTTTGTGTACATGACTAAGAGAAGGGTCTCTTGCCAAAAGAACATGTTGAGTTCAGTAATGTCGATTTTTAGGATGTTGTACAGCTTGAGAATTATGCAATGAAGAATGTCATACTTGTGAAACAGAAGCATTTAATATATACTATGTGTATCTTAATATTATAAGTAACTTTTCCTGGTATGTGTGGAATTAACAACTGGGAGATCACTGACATTTCAAAAGTGTTTCTCATGTTCATTTTGAACCCAAATATACATGAATTTAAGATTTGTTTAGTCGTTCTCAGAGGCCATTGCTTTTTATTAGATCTACAGTTTTACACGCTTCTGTATTTAATAGCCTGTCACCTTCCTGTGTATAGAGTTTGATCAATGCAAGTTAAATTTTACTGCATTTGAAGTATTTCAGTCTGACAATGGACTGAGTTAATCCTTAGCTTGCAAAGTTACATGGATCCTAATTTGAAATATCAAACCACAAAACTTTGGAGAAAAAGCACTAGAAGGGTTCTTAACTCAGTGGTGTGTATTTGTTTGCTTCTCTAGATGGAGTCTGCGTGTGTTTCAATTCATGAAGCTTTGAAGTCTGTCATCGATTATCAGACGCACTTCCGCTTGAGGGAAGCGCAGGGCCgcagcagagcagaggatttAAACACGAGGGTGGCCTACTGGTCAATAGGGGAAGCTATCATTCTTCTTGTCGTTAGTATCGGGCAGGTGTTTCTCCTCAAAAGCTTCTTCTCAGATAAAAGAACCACAACAACCCGTGTTGGATCATAACTGGTAGTAGTAATGCTTCAGGTCATTGTCTGCTACTCATCTGTAAAAATTACTGTTCTCCAGTTAATTGCAGGTACAGAGGATCTGAATATATGCAACATTCAAATGTGTCTACCCCTCTTCCCTtgaaaaatcacaaaacaaacCCGAAAAGTTATGAAAGGGACAcgatttgaaatattttaaaattactttggaacttaatttttttctgattcctgTATCAAATATCTGGCAGTGACCAGCCTCTCTTCATTTCTACTGATTTTAATCCAAACCGAGTTTGATTTTTACCAGTAAGATTAGCCATCTGCAGTATAACACTTTAAAAGAACCCAACAGTCTAGTGTCTGATTATGAGAGCCAATATATATGAAAatctgatttgattttaattttcaggctGAATGTATTGGATTATAAAAAGGCAAATGTGATGAACTGTAGTGCACTGTTTTgatttgctgttaaaaaaaaaatccaatgatACCCCTTGCTTATTTGTGCAAATTCTCCATCAGCCTGGTTAAGTCTCCACCTTCAAAACTTGCTAAATTGTACACTTGAGTATGTTTGCTTCTACGTAGTTCTTCTACgttgaaataaatgcatttcttcttttacagtgtttgtttcactgaaaaaattgTAAGCTGAGAATACTCAGGAGATCCACTTTCTGTATTCAAAAATCCAAATCTcccaagtttatttaaaaaacatgcaataaataGGGAATCTTGTAACTTTGTCACTGAAACTGTACAGTTTCTGTGCTTATTTATGCTGCTACTGCTTTTTGGATTTAAGACCAGAAGTAGCTTGGCTTGTTaagcagcacagcaccagcactgGACGAGGTTATATTATGTGTTAGGCACATACAAAGCTTTTTACTAAATTGTTTTCCTATTAAGAGGCCAATTTAATATTGATACTGCATTGCACGAGTGCTGTAAATTTTACTTTCCTGTGTGTGGTGCACTGACACTTGATGGCCTTGTGCATCTAGTTGCCACTCTTTTTAGCTGGTGGTcaggaaatgttttaaatatttcaggttATCTTTTTGGTAGAGCTATAGTTACATTGTTTCCACTGCTCATGTCTTTAGTAGCTTACGTACTGTAAAGTCTTGTTTTATTTGGATGTGGAAGGTAGTAAATGTATGTACCTACAAGTAGCTTGAATTGAGCTGGTCATCATAAGGCTAAACTTCAAATGGCTCTGGAGGAATAAGTAGGCTGACCAACTCCTAAGGGCACGCAAACTAAACTAAGGTGAAAAAATTTGTCATATATTACTGGCTAATTCAAAAGATGCTTCTTAAACAAGTTCTcagcaagcagagaaagaatGCTAAACCCTTATTAATTGCCTGTATTATTTCTagcaaaaatctgaaattatatgTACAGGTGACACTTGAGCAGTCTGAAGAATTGTTCTAAGATGACTTGATTTTAAAATCTTGTGATggctggaaaaaataaacaaaagtgcACCTACTCTGTGTTGTGAACTGAATGACTGCTCctttggaaactgaaaaaaaacctcaaacagctcaaaaattatttaaaaggtcACAGGGGTATTAAAAAGCTTAGTGTATGTAAAATGCAGGATTATATGTAATGTTTTTCTATCCtatactgaattttaaatactGCAGTCCCATTTTGGGATGCAAGCTTCCCAGAAATAGTTAGACACaaagatcagaaaacaaaaaaaactagTGCTTTCTTCTTATGATACAAGTCTATGCCTGCACACAACATTCTTGATTGTACTTACATGCTTTATTCTTGTGTTTCAGCAACTGATGCTCAGAACTTTTTGTGCTGCATTGCACACAATAATGAAGCAAGTGGTACACTTTGGGTGCAAGTGTCGGATGAAAACGTAATTTAATTTTGATAGTGTCCACTATTATCTTTTGGACTTTGAATATCACTTGTGTAGCTTTAATCACAGCAAAAGGAtttgttttaaagactgaaacatgttgggtttttttccactgagttgTTCCATGTGCTGTCAAAATTGGCAAGCAATGGGATAAAACAGGTAACAGTCGGCCATCACGTACATGTCTGTTTATTCTTCCATAATGTTTGAATGTGTGAAGTGGGACTGTTCAGCTCAATATTACTCCCACTGCAGAGGTTTAGTGGACTTGACTTTTGCATTGAAGTTAGGTATCCGAACCAATCCTCTGGTATCCTGCTGCATAATATGCAGCAATAgcttaaaaatgccttttatttttgtgttattaaAAACGTGGCACAAATACACATGTTTAAACATAGCTGTatatagtttttaaaataagtgaTTGAATAGGATATAATAAAACACATGCTAACACGCAGTGGGTGAAGAAATGCATTGTGACTTTTGGTTAAAGCTGCatctttttaatatatgaaaagaATAGTTTGGTTAATGGTGTGATACACAAGTAAACACCCTGCGTTAAAGGGGATATAACTGTGTTTTTAATTGATAAAGGCCCTGGGTTTCAGCTATTCCTTGGATGTTTTATGTTTACAGAACTTCTTTTCATGTCCTGAAATGTCAgttcttgttttagtttggggagggggggaaatgttTAGTTTGAATAAGACAAAAAGCAGACCCTGTGAATATTgtatgggaaaataaaaattaatatatgaaTGTGGTCTGATTGTTTTGTTTGCATGTGGGAGTGGGGAGCATTATTCTTCAAAAAAGCTTTGAATAACGATTTGAGTAGTCAGCTTGTATTTTAACACATTATAGTTAACCGACCACCTGACACTTGATCATTACTTCTATTGCTGTACATCAAGAAGTGTACCAGTTCCCTGCTGTTCATAATTAGCTGTGCTTTCAGGTCACTGGAAAAACTCAAGTTTCAGCAAGATAGTGTGGTTACTGGCTCTTTGCTCAGCACTTTAGCAGTGCAGGCAGTAATATTCATAAATCTGTTCCTGTGGGAGTGGAATTTGAAGTATTTGACTACAGATGGCCAGGAATGATTTGGGACCTACTGCATCTTTTCACATTAATTATACAGATACAAGGTTAATATGGGATCAGCTAGACAGGTGCATCCAATTGGTGTTGTCTAATCATGGGGTATAAACTTCAAATATTAGATAGTAACTAAATGTGTCATTGGAGATATTTTATATTGTGTAGCTTCTTGCTGAATCTTAGCACAAACCAGTTTGGTTTTTAAAACCAGACAGAGTAGGCATCATTGCTTTGTGTGGGCACCTTCCaaaatggctttttcttcccGTTTGTGTTTTCTCCTATGTGGGTTGCTGTACGTTCAGAAATTTTCAAGAATATTTACAGTACTTGGATTAAAAGAAGCTTTTGTCTAGAAGTATGGGTAAGTTCTACTCTTCCAGTGATATGTTACTGTTATGGTCTACTagttgtctggggtttttttaggtgcCTGGCACCCAGGATTTGAAAGTAGCTTAAGATAAGTTGTGGTCTGAAGCACTTTTCCACTGAAAGCTGAtcatcttacaaaaaaaaaaaaattagacaaagtGAAAAGATGAGTCAGTGGATCAGCTGACTTGTATGATGATGAAGGCTTTTATTGCGGGGGAAGTAGAAATGTGCTCTGGACCACTGCAACCCATTTTAAACAGTTTCTCGGACTGCCAGACTGCCTGAGGGCACAACTGCAGCAGGGGCACCGCAACCTGGATTTTGTATGACTTACACAATGGCAACAATTattgaaagaaatttttaaagccTGACCCTGCAGTTCAGCGGGGAGTTATGGTATAACACATCAGCGTGCAGAAAGCTGGTATACTGCACCTCATTACTCTAGGAGAGGTTCTGTGCTTGATATGTGAGTGAAGTTCATTACGTGATACGGATCCAGTTTCCTAAGTAATGTGGTTTTTTTGCAGCTTATATTCTACGTTTCTAAAGGAAAGCAAGCTTATTGCATATTATCAAGAACTCAGATTTGCATTGTCTAACACAACTCTGGAGTCATTGCTATTGACTTCAGAGGCTTTTGTGTGGATTTACCTTCAGGTCCCATCAAAGTGTGTCTCCTAATCGTTATTCTTTGTGTGCAAACATTTCATGCATTTGCTTTCTGCCTAGTGGGGCTCATCAGAGGAAGAAGCCATGCTCATACTCACGGAGAAATCCACCAGTAAGGGGATCATCTAATGTCAATGATTATTTAAAACTAAGTCTTAGCAATCCTCATTACCATTGCTGAGTAATTTCCCTCAGCCACTGAGGTAGTCTCTATGCATTTACAGCTGATGCGTGCTAATTCTGCTTGTCAGTAAGACCATGGACACGTCCCTTGAAGTGATCAAAATCTTCCAACGTCACCTGATTTCTTGTTAAAAAGAGATTAAAGTCCTTTTTCTGTATAGCTCAGCGGAGGAGCGGTCCTCCAGGGGTGAGGTGAAACCAAGAGTTTAACACTGGCCCTAAATGAGACCGATGCAAAGTCTTTCTCTCACATTCCTCCCCTTGATGTCCATGGTTATCAAATCAAGTTTCAGAAAAGTCAGGTTAGGTTGTGTGCATACTGAGGATGCTACTGATCTTGAGCGAATAAATGTTGTGAGACACGAGGGGAAGCGGCGACTCGTCTCAGCTTAGGAAATACTCCAGTTACCCAGCAGTAGCAGCTCTCAAAATGTTCATTTGTATTAAAAAGTCCATGTTACAAACCTCAGGGGAAGATCTTAGGTAAGCATAAGGTGGTTTTACTTTGCGATACTTCTAAGCAGATTGATTTGACCCACTTGCGACTTCTCCCCCACCTGCTGACAAGAACCAGGACACGTGCAAGTGGTCTGGTCAGCATCACCGGTGTGCAACACAGAGATTTTAAGCAATTTGACTGCCTTGTGCATCTGCGTTTCATGTTGCTTGACATTGCGAGCTGTTTTGCTGGTGGGCTAACAGGAAAAGGAGTGACACAGGGGTATGCTGTAGCCTTGTTGCCATCCTCCTGTTTTCAAGATGCAGAGTCCTCTGCTGCTGAGACATCTGTGCTGTGGTTTTGCCAGAGTGCAGAAACTAATCCTGACAGGAACACCACGTTCCTCAATTACACTGCTGTTAATTGTGTGTTTGGTTACCAATAGAGGCCATTGAACAGGACTTCCTAAATATTTTCATAGTCTGTATCTCTCACCGTGAGACACTGTCCAGCTCGGAGTGCAGTGAATGAGACGTGGTACAGCAGGATGCCATCCCTTCAACAACCTGCATCGTTCACGTACATGTTTTGTAGCTGAGTGCATTTTGTTGGTGTGCTCCCACCTCCTGCCAGCCACATGTGACAGGGCATGGTCAGTGATCAGCTGCGTATCTGAGAGGTCCCATGTGGTGGAGTATTCCTGGTTTAAGCAAGAACCTTCTTGTTAGGGAAGTGATCGGTTCCTATCCATGTCTTGGGTATTCTTTCCTTGGATTAatggggaggtcctggacgactggaggcttgccaaggtgacgcccatctacaagaagggtgaGAAGGAGGATCTGGcaaactacaggcctgtcagcctgacctcggtgccggggaagattatggagcagttcatcttgagggcgctcacaaggcacgtgcgggacaaccaggggatccggcccagccagcacggattcatgagaggcaggtcctgcttgaccaacctgatctccttctatgaccaggtgacccgcctagtggatgagggaaaggctgtggatgtggtctacctggacttcagcaaggcctttgacaccgtctcccacagcattctcctagagaagctggcagctcatggcttagacaggtgtactctgcgctgggtaaaaaactggctggacggccgggcccagagagttgtggtgaatggagttcaatccagttggcggctggtcacgagcggtgttccccagggctcagtactggggccggtcttgttcaatatctttatcgatgatctggatgaggggattgagtgcaccctcagtcagtttgcagacgacaccaagttgggcgggagtgttgatctgctcgagggtaggaaggctctgcagagggacctggacaggctggatcgatgggtcgaggccaactgtatgaggttcagcaaggccaagtgccgggtcctgcactttggccacaacaaccccatgcagcgctacaggcttggggaagagtggctggaaagctgcctgtcggaaaaggacctgggggtgctggtcgacagccagctgaacatgagccggcagtgtgcccaggcggccaagaaggccaatggcatcctggcctgtatcagaaatagtgtggccagcaggagtagggaagtgatcgtgcccctgtactcagcactggtgaggccgcacctcgaatactgtgttcagttttgggcccctcactacaagaaggacgttgaggtgctggagcgtgtccagagaagggcaacgaggctggtgaggggtctggagaacaagtcttatgaggagcggctgagggaactggggttgtttagcctggagaaaaggaggctgaggggagacctcatcgctctctacaactccctgaaaggaggttgtagcgaggtgggtgtcggtctcttctcccaagtaactagtgacaggacaagaggaaatggcctcaagttgcgccaggggaggtttagattggatgtaaggaaaaatgtctttcctgaaagagtggttaaacattggaacaggctgcccagggaagtggtggagtccccatccctgggggtatttaaaagacgtgtagatgaggcacttagggacatggtttagtgggcatggtggtgttgggttgacggttggactcgatgatcttagaggtcttttccaaccttaatgattctgtgattcctaaGTTTATATACGCAGATTTTCCTGATGCCAAGGACAGCAGATTTGTTCATTCCTTACTACAAATGAGTATTCTTTATAAATTACCTAAAAGAAAGTATGTTGACTTTTTTTATATGCAGGATATCAAGAACTGAggagcagcattttctttctggaagaaATCAAACATGATGGAAAAGGCTTTGGGCATGTTAATGTATTAATATGAGACAAAAGTTTTTTTGGCACAGCACTGCTTTTTGCTCTGGTGTTCAGAGAACACAATACCACTGGGTGTCAAGGAAGTATCTCAACAGGGAcagaaagaagggggaaggagaggcagcagagagggggaagagaaagaggaaaagcaagggaggaagaaagggaaggagggaaggacctAAGGAGGGAAGGACCGaacgaaggaaggaaggaaggaaggaaggaaggaaggaaggagggaaggaaggaaggaagaaaggagggaaggagggaaggaagggagggaggaaggaagggaggaagggagggagggagggagggaggaaggaagcacgggacggagggagggagggggagagcagccCATGTGCCGGGTTTGGGAGGCTTGAGGAGTGCCCAGCTTGCTCCCCATGGACAAGAGGTGCTCCCTCTCCTGGGGTGTGGACGGCCTTTGgtggctgctgcccccagcacgGGTCTGCAGCACAATCTGCAGATAGCAGCTGTAATTGACACCAGAATCCACTCTCTCTAACACATATTGGTACACTTATAAAGAGGGATTCAATGAAAATTGCCCCAAGGGAAATTAGAAGAAACATTTGTCAAAGGGTGGATGGAGGTCAGAAGAACAGTAGGCTCTTACGGAAGGGGAATGTGAAGAATAGAGTATGGTAACAACCAGGAGGTGCTGTGACCTGTGAAATACTCTGCCTCACACCAAGCTGGCCTTTCATCCCACTGATGCAAACGCAGAATGGCTCCGCAGCTCTCAGTGTCATTGCTCGTCTTAAACTGATGTCAGATGGTCAGCTGCCCACCAATTCTGCACGTCCCTTTCACTCACAGTCCAAGGTGCGTAAGACATTAAAGGCCTCAATTGGTAACACACCACGCTTGCCCTTCTCTAGAACAAAAGCCccaaaaatctgaaaattcacAGGGCGGAAAATGAGGCTGTGTTTCATCACTTGCACAAATCCATGGGCCAAGCCCCTAGGGGGTTACACCTCATTAAGTGGAGTTATGCAGCAAGGGGAACTTGTACCCTTTTGCAAATTCCACCTTAGAAAGAAATCCgcttgcatttcaaaatacaatcaTGATCTttgaaaagcactggaaaataatgttttcagtgaAAGTATGTGATGTGTCAGTCTAAATATTGCGATTTAGTTTCCGttataaatttttattctttacaaTACACTGGAACAGAACACATGACAAGACATCTGAAACGATATGTCGAAACGAAGTTTTATCTTGCCAGAATTCCTTTTTGAAAACACCTTCCTACAGATTACTAGTAAGAATAATCAAAAACCGAAACCTCCTCTTAGTTATACTGTAGAAACCCCAGAGTTGAAAGTTGAGTCTGTACGCAGCCAAAAGTCCTACACCCACTGCAGTCAACAGAAGAGGAAACCACTTGTGGGGGTCCTGGAAGTCCGTAGCGCTCTGTAGGGATGGGCCTGGGATATCTGTTTCCTTCCCATAACATTCTCTCATGACCTTGTGTGCATGCAGGACTGCTATAAAATAGGATTGCTTCTGAGCGCGTGGCTGTAAGCAGTGATTTTACTGATGCACTTGCTTGGACAAGAGTGGGAAGGAAGAAGTACATTGAATGCACAGAGCTAAAGAAACAGGATGAATGGCACATGTCTGCAAGTGTAAATCAATACACTTTGTGAATGCCAAGACAGAGACGCTGCTGCCTACCTTCAGTTCATCTCTGTGGGATGGAACTTTCTTGCTATAAATCCCGACACTAGTGCATGATAAAAGAATCCAAttaatttccaaaattaaataataatattgaagttGTGAAAGTCATCCAGCAGTGTTTCAtacaggtgaggatgatggattCAGAGCAGTGATGTTAATAAACTCATTGGTAACACACCTTGTTCACTGATGCATAATGAAAACCAATGCCCATGGGTGGCAGGAGCCAGGTTCTGCATTGGAAGgtattcagaaatgctgaaatcgGGACATCTTGCTGTAACGTCAGAATTTCAACAGCCTGAAATCACCGCAGGAATGGTATTTCTTCCCATCATTTCCATTTACCGACAATCCAAACACTGAATTGTA from Aptenodytes patagonicus chromosome Z, bAptPat1.pri.cur, whole genome shotgun sequence harbors:
- the LOC143172348 gene encoding transmembrane emp24 domain-containing protein 7, translating into MPLRGSRAAGPWGRLPPSLLLVALAAWAARASEITFELPDNAKQCFYEEIAQGTKCTLEFQVITGGHYDVDCRLEDPDGIVLYKEMKKQYDSFTFTASRNGTYKFCFSNEFSTFTHKTVYFDFQVGEDPPLFPSENRVTALTQMESACVSIHEALKSVIDYQTHFRLREAQGRSRAEDLNTRVAYWSIGEAIILLVVSIGQVFLLKSFFSDKRTTTTRVGS